A genomic segment from Bradyrhizobium sp. ISRA430 encodes:
- a CDS encoding outer membrane beta-barrel protein translates to MRSVKSLLAAGAATLISSVAFAADMPIAAPPMYAPAPPADFGGWYLRGDIGMTNQSANRIDSATARAFPTTTVGLGFDSSPLFDLGVGYRFNNWFRADLIGQYRGKANLHGSDNVILGPADVEADNYSGSKSEWVVMANAYVDLGTWWCITPFIGAGVGGSFNKLSGFRDDGVRYTAGALSNSVTYFGDNGKWNFAWAAHAGLAYKVNPGFTVELAYSYMNLGDAAPGNYRAFDNSISGPSTIQIKDITSHDVKLGVRWDLSSPPVYAPPPLVTKG, encoded by the coding sequence ATGCGTAGCGTTAAGTCTCTCCTTGCCGCGGGTGCGGCAACCCTGATCTCGTCGGTGGCGTTTGCTGCCGATATGCCGATCGCGGCGCCCCCTATGTACGCGCCGGCTCCGCCCGCCGACTTCGGCGGCTGGTATCTGCGCGGCGATATCGGCATGACGAACCAGAGCGCGAACCGGATCGACAGCGCGACCGCGCGGGCGTTCCCGACCACGACGGTGGGCCTCGGTTTCGACTCCTCGCCGCTGTTCGACCTCGGCGTCGGCTACCGCTTCAACAACTGGTTTCGCGCGGACTTGATCGGCCAGTATCGCGGCAAGGCCAACCTGCACGGCTCCGACAACGTCATCCTCGGCCCCGCCGACGTCGAAGCCGACAACTACAGCGGCAGCAAGTCCGAGTGGGTCGTCATGGCCAATGCCTATGTCGATCTCGGCACCTGGTGGTGCATCACGCCGTTCATCGGCGCCGGCGTCGGCGGCTCCTTCAACAAGCTCAGCGGCTTCCGCGATGACGGCGTCCGCTACACCGCCGGTGCGCTGTCGAACAGCGTCACCTACTTCGGCGACAACGGAAAGTGGAATTTCGCCTGGGCCGCGCATGCCGGTCTCGCTTACAAGGTCAATCCCGGCTTCACCGTCGAACTGGCCTACAGCTACATGAATCTCGGCGATGCGGCGCCCGGCAACTACCGTGCGTTCGACAACAGCATCTCGGGCCCATCCACGATCCAGATCAAGGACATCACCTCGCACGACGTGAAGCTCGGCGTGCGCTGGGATCTCAGCAGCCCGCCGGTTTATGCGCCGCCGCCGCTCGTCACCAAGGGCTGA
- a CDS encoding outer membrane beta-barrel protein, producing the protein MRRLWLAAAMAAAASAAQAADMPDLPVLRGGFTDGLSKTTHNWDGVYVGGHVGYTSDSTDFSQSVVGLTNYIFRDSVLQQPTSTWSLMNKTTTQGTNFSAFIGRNWQWYDAILGLEGTYSYFNNMATATRGTNALDIINPPGDTPPANTIDHWNVSLTGAATAQVKDMITLRGRMGWDGGDFMPYMFAGAAVGRMDVSRTVTSNVTLRQDTTTTDIFGNTTVTSVGPNPVPAQSQTQGQHRTNAFAVGWVAGLGLEYCLWEGLFARVEYEYVKFSPVMNTSVTLNNARVGLGYKF; encoded by the coding sequence ATGCGTAGGCTTTGGTTGGCGGCGGCGATGGCGGCGGCAGCGTCTGCGGCACAGGCGGCCGATATGCCGGATCTGCCCGTCCTGCGCGGCGGCTTCACCGACGGCCTGTCGAAGACGACCCACAATTGGGACGGCGTCTATGTCGGTGGTCATGTCGGCTACACCAGCGACTCGACGGATTTCAGCCAGAGCGTCGTCGGCCTGACGAACTACATCTTCCGCGACAGCGTGCTGCAGCAGCCGACGTCGACGTGGTCGCTGATGAACAAGACCACCACGCAAGGCACCAATTTCAGCGCCTTCATCGGGCGCAACTGGCAATGGTACGATGCCATTCTCGGTCTCGAGGGCACCTACAGCTATTTCAACAACATGGCGACCGCGACGAGAGGCACCAACGCGCTCGACATCATCAACCCGCCAGGCGACACCCCGCCCGCCAACACGATCGACCACTGGAACGTGTCGTTGACCGGTGCCGCGACGGCGCAGGTCAAGGACATGATCACGCTTCGCGGGCGCATGGGTTGGGATGGGGGCGACTTCATGCCCTACATGTTCGCCGGCGCCGCCGTCGGCCGCATGGACGTCTCGCGCACGGTGACGAGCAACGTGACCCTGCGCCAGGATACGACGACAACGGACATCTTCGGCAACACGACGGTCACCTCGGTCGGACCGAACCCCGTTCCGGCGCAGTCGCAGACGCAGGGCCAGCATAGAACCAACGCCTTCGCGGTCGGTTGGGTCGCCGGCCTCGGGCTGGAATACTGCCTGTGGGAAGGGTTGTTCGCGCGGGTGGAGTACGAGTATGTAAAATTCTCTCCCGTCATGAACACCTCGGTGACGCTGAACAATGCGCGCGTCGGGCTCGGTTACAAGTTCTGA
- a CDS encoding glutathione S-transferase family protein, which yields MKIYGDSNSGNCLKVRWVCDRLALPYRWIEIDTRKGETRTPQFLKLNGAGQVPTVEFDDGRTLAQSNAIIRYLARDSALVPRDAFTAAKMDEWLFWEQYSHEPYIAVCRFLIVYLGKSASELDPEKVKRGYAALDRMEQHLAASRFFVGDAVSLADVALLAYTRLAHEGGFDLDRHAAIRRWIGEAEAGLDLPPAR from the coding sequence ATGAAGATCTACGGCGACAGCAATTCCGGCAATTGTCTGAAGGTGAGGTGGGTCTGCGACAGGCTCGCGCTGCCCTATCGCTGGATCGAGATCGACACGCGCAAGGGCGAAACCCGCACGCCGCAATTTTTGAAGCTGAACGGCGCCGGCCAGGTGCCGACCGTCGAATTCGACGACGGCCGCACGCTGGCGCAGTCCAACGCCATCATCCGCTATCTCGCTCGCGACAGCGCGCTCGTTCCGCGCGATGCCTTCACGGCCGCCAAGATGGACGAATGGCTGTTCTGGGAGCAGTACAGCCACGAGCCCTATATCGCGGTGTGCCGCTTCCTTATCGTCTATCTCGGCAAGTCCGCGTCCGAGCTCGATCCGGAGAAAGTCAAGCGCGGCTATGCGGCGCTCGACCGCATGGAGCAGCATCTTGCGGCAAGCCGCTTCTTCGTTGGCGATGCCGTTTCGCTCGCCGACGTCGCGCTGCTCGCCTATACGCGCCTCGCGCATGAAGGCGGCTTCGACCTCGACCGTCACGCGGCGATCCGCCGCTGGATCGGCGAGGCCGAGGCCGGTCTCGACCTTCCGCCGGCGCGCTGA
- a CDS encoding GNAT family N-acetyltransferase, whose amino-acid sequence MNAKSVSIRRARRDDVAAIVAMLADDHLGRARERLEDPLPASYYEAFERVERDPNLQLVVAESEGKVVGCLQLAILPGLSSQGGVRGLLEDVRVASDCRSRGIGEQLVQWAVTEAKARGCNLVELLTHASRVDAQRFYKRLGFEPSHVGMTVRF is encoded by the coding sequence ATGAATGCGAAATCCGTCTCCATCCGCCGCGCGCGCCGCGACGATGTCGCGGCGATCGTGGCGATGCTCGCCGACGACCATCTCGGGCGCGCCCGCGAGCGGCTCGAGGATCCCTTGCCCGCCTCCTATTACGAGGCGTTCGAGCGGGTCGAGCGCGATCCCAATCTCCAGCTCGTGGTCGCGGAGAGCGAGGGCAAGGTGGTCGGCTGCCTGCAACTCGCCATCCTGCCCGGCCTCAGCTCGCAAGGCGGCGTGCGCGGTTTGCTTGAGGATGTCCGCGTGGCTTCCGACTGCCGCAGCCGCGGCATCGGCGAGCAACTCGTGCAATGGGCGGTGACGGAAGCGAAGGCGCGCGGTTGCAATCTCGTCGAGCTGCTGACGCACGCGAGCCGCGTCGATGCACAGCGCTTCTACAAGCGGCTTGGATTTGAACCGAGTCATGTCGGCATGACTGTCCGCTTTTGA
- a CDS encoding phosphoserine transaminase, translating to MTVAKPASRPNVPHFSSGPCAKRPGWNAQNLKDAALGRSHRAKIGKTKLKLAIDLTREVLEVPADYRIGIVPASDTGAVEMALWSLLGAKPVTTLAWESFGEGWVSDIVKELKLKDVTKLNAAYGEIPDLSKVDPNSDIVFTWNGTTSGVRVPNADWISATRAGLTICDATSAAFAQPLDWAKLDVVTFSWQKALGGEAAHGMLILSPRAVERLETYKPAWPLPKIFRMTKGGKINEGIFVGETINTPSMLCVEDYLDALNWAKSIGGLKALIARADANTKVLADWKAKTPWIDFLAKDASIRSNTSVCLKFTDPAITSLPADAQADFCKKLVALVEKEGAGFDFAYYRDAPAGLRIWCGATVEAKDVELLTQWIDWAFAETKAALAKAA from the coding sequence ATGACTGTTGCGAAGCCCGCTTCGCGGCCGAACGTGCCGCATTTCTCCTCCGGCCCCTGTGCCAAGCGCCCCGGCTGGAACGCCCAAAATCTCAAAGACGCAGCTCTCGGCCGCTCGCATCGCGCGAAGATCGGCAAGACCAAGCTCAAGCTCGCGATCGATCTGACGCGCGAAGTGCTCGAGGTGCCCGCCGATTATCGCATCGGCATCGTGCCGGCGTCCGATACCGGCGCGGTCGAGATGGCGCTATGGTCGCTGCTCGGAGCAAAGCCCGTCACCACGCTCGCCTGGGAATCTTTCGGCGAAGGTTGGGTCAGCGACATCGTCAAGGAATTGAAGCTCAAGGACGTCACCAAGCTCAATGCGGCCTATGGTGAAATCCCCGATCTGTCCAAGGTTGATCCGAACAGCGATATCGTCTTCACCTGGAACGGCACCACCTCCGGCGTGCGCGTGCCGAACGCCGACTGGATCAGCGCGACGCGCGCAGGCCTGACCATCTGCGACGCCACCTCGGCAGCGTTCGCGCAGCCGCTCGACTGGGCAAAGCTCGACGTCGTCACCTTCTCCTGGCAGAAGGCGCTCGGCGGCGAAGCCGCGCACGGCATGCTGATCCTCTCGCCCCGCGCCGTGGAGCGGCTCGAGACCTACAAGCCGGCCTGGCCGCTGCCCAAGATCTTCCGCATGACCAAGGGCGGCAAGATCAACGAAGGCATCTTCGTCGGCGAGACCATCAACACGCCCTCGATGCTCTGCGTCGAGGACTATCTCGATGCGCTGAACTGGGCGAAGTCGATCGGCGGCCTCAAGGCGTTGATCGCGCGCGCCGACGCCAACACCAAGGTGCTCGCCGACTGGAAGGCGAAGACGCCCTGGATCGATTTCCTGGCCAAGGACGCCTCGATCCGCTCCAACACCTCGGTGTGCCTGAAGTTCACCGACCCGGCGATCACCTCGCTTCCCGCGGACGCGCAGGCCGACTTCTGCAAGAAGCTGGTCGCGCTGGTCGAGAAGGAAGGCGCCGGCTTCGACTTCGCGTACTACCGCGATGCCCCGGCGGGCCTGCGCATCTGGTGCGGCGCCACGGTCGAGGCCAAGGACGTCGAGCTCCTGACCCAGTGGATCGACTGGGCCTTCGCCGAGACCAAGGCCGCGCTGGCGAAGGCGGCGTAA
- the serA gene encoding phosphoglycerate dehydrogenase gives MTKPKVLISDALSPAAVQIFRDRGVEVDFQPNLGKDKDKLAEIIGNYDGLAIRSATKATAKIIEKATKLKVIGRAGIGVDNVEIPAATAKGIIVMNTPFGNSITTAEHAITLMLALAREIPQADISTQAGKWEKNRFMGVEITGKVLGVVGCGNIGSIVADRALGLRMKVIAYDPFLSPERAKDIGVEKVELDDLLRRADFITLHTPLTDKTKNIIDAAAIAKMKKGVRLINCARGGLVDEQAVVEALNSKHIAGAAFDVFVEEPATSNVLFGHPNVICTPHLGASTTEAQENVALQVAEQMSDYLISGAISNAINFPSITAEEAPKLRPFIALAEKLGSFAGQLTETGISKVTITYEGHVAEMKIKALTSAVLSGLLRPMLGEVNVVSAPVVAKERGMVVDEVTRAAQSDYESLITVTVATERQERSVSGTVYHDGKPRLVDIKGIRVDAEFGKSMIYVTNEDKPGFIGKFAGLLGDAKINIATFHLGRVEQGGDAIALVEVDGAVPADVLAKVQALPQVKQVKALTF, from the coding sequence ATGACCAAACCCAAAGTTCTCATTTCCGACGCGCTCTCTCCCGCTGCCGTGCAGATCTTCAGGGATCGCGGCGTCGAGGTCGACTTCCAGCCCAATCTCGGCAAGGACAAGGACAAGCTGGCCGAGATCATCGGCAACTATGACGGCCTAGCGATCCGTTCCGCGACCAAGGCGACCGCCAAGATCATCGAGAAGGCGACGAAGCTGAAGGTGATCGGCCGCGCCGGTATCGGCGTCGACAACGTCGAGATTCCCGCGGCGACCGCCAAGGGCATCATCGTGATGAACACGCCGTTCGGCAATTCGATCACGACCGCCGAGCACGCCATCACGCTGATGCTGGCGCTGGCGCGCGAGATTCCGCAGGCCGATATCTCGACCCAGGCCGGCAAGTGGGAGAAGAACCGCTTCATGGGCGTCGAGATCACCGGCAAGGTGCTCGGCGTGGTCGGCTGCGGCAACATCGGCTCGATCGTCGCCGACCGCGCGCTCGGCCTGCGCATGAAGGTCATCGCCTATGATCCGTTCCTGTCGCCGGAGCGGGCCAAGGACATCGGCGTCGAGAAGGTCGAGCTCGACGACCTCTTGAGGCGCGCCGACTTCATCACGCTGCACACCCCGCTCACCGACAAGACGAAGAACATCATCGACGCAGCCGCGATCGCCAAGATGAAGAAGGGCGTGCGCCTCATCAACTGCGCCCGTGGCGGCCTGGTCGACGAGCAGGCGGTGGTCGAGGCGCTCAATTCCAAGCACATCGCCGGCGCCGCCTTCGACGTCTTCGTCGAGGAGCCCGCCACCTCGAACGTGCTGTTCGGCCATCCCAACGTGATCTGCACGCCGCATCTCGGCGCCTCCACCACCGAGGCGCAGGAGAATGTCGCGCTCCAGGTCGCCGAGCAGATGTCGGACTATCTCATCTCCGGCGCGATCTCCAACGCGATCAACTTCCCGTCCATCACCGCGGAAGAAGCGCCGAAGCTGAGGCCGTTCATCGCGCTTGCCGAGAAGCTCGGCTCTTTCGCCGGCCAGCTCACCGAAACCGGAATCTCGAAGGTCACGATCACCTATGAGGGCCACGTCGCCGAGATGAAGATCAAGGCGCTGACCTCCGCGGTGCTGTCGGGCCTGCTGCGGCCGATGCTGGGCGAGGTCAACGTCGTGTCCGCACCCGTCGTCGCCAAGGAGCGCGGCATGGTGGTCGACGAGGTGACCCGCGCCGCGCAGAGCGACTATGAGAGCCTGATCACCGTCACGGTCGCGACCGAACGCCAGGAGCGTTCGGTCTCCGGCACCGTCTATCACGACGGCAAGCCGCGCCTGGTCGACATCAAGGGCATCCGCGTCGACGCCGAGTTCGGCAAGTCGATGATCTATGTCACCAACGAGGACAAGCCGGGTTTCATCGGCAAGTTCGCGGGGCTGTTGGGCGACGCCAAGATCAACATCGCGACCTTCCATCTCGGCCGTGTCGAGCAGGGCGGCGATGCCATCGCGCTCGTCGAGGTCGACGGCGCGGTGCCGGCGGACGTGCTCGCCAAGGTGCAGGCCCTGCCGCAGGTCAAGCAGGTCAAGGCGCTGACGTTCTGA
- a CDS encoding acetyl-CoA C-acyltransferase, whose protein sequence is MREAVIVSYARTGLAKSARGGFNITPPMSLAAHAIHHAVDRAGVEKDYVEDCYLGNCAHGAPNIGRQAALLAGLPKTTAGVSVNRFCSSGLQTIAMAANSIRSDGADCIVAGGVESISIPGGGSPKESIDPELLKVAPDIFMAMIDTADIVAERYKLSREYQDEFSLESQRRMAAAQQANKFKDEIVPMKTKMKVVDKQTKAESIVDYIVDRDECNRPETTMEGLAKLEPVKGPGKFVTAGNASQLSDGAAAVVLMEAKDAEKRGLKPLGRFVAWATAGCEPDEMGIGPVFAIPKLLKRTGLKIDDIDLWELNEAFASQCLYCRDKLGIDPAKYNVNGGSIAIGHPFGMTGARLTGHLLQEGARRKAKWGVVTMCIGGGQGGAGLFEIYS, encoded by the coding sequence ATGCGTGAAGCCGTCATCGTTTCCTATGCGCGCACGGGCCTGGCGAAGTCCGCCCGCGGCGGATTCAACATCACGCCGCCGATGTCTCTCGCGGCCCACGCCATCCACCATGCGGTCGATCGCGCCGGTGTCGAGAAGGACTATGTCGAGGACTGCTATCTCGGCAATTGCGCCCATGGCGCGCCGAACATCGGCCGGCAGGCCGCACTGCTCGCAGGCCTGCCGAAGACCACCGCCGGCGTGTCGGTGAACCGCTTCTGCTCCTCGGGGCTGCAGACCATCGCGATGGCCGCCAACTCGATCCGCTCCGACGGCGCCGATTGCATCGTCGCCGGCGGCGTCGAGAGCATCTCGATTCCCGGCGGCGGCTCGCCGAAGGAATCGATCGATCCGGAACTGCTCAAGGTCGCGCCCGACATCTTCATGGCGATGATCGACACCGCCGACATCGTCGCCGAGCGCTACAAGCTCAGCCGCGAATATCAGGACGAGTTCTCGCTGGAGTCGCAGCGCCGCATGGCGGCGGCGCAGCAGGCGAACAAGTTCAAGGACGAGATCGTCCCGATGAAGACCAAGATGAAGGTCGTCGACAAGCAGACCAAGGCGGAGAGCATCGTTGACTACATCGTCGACCGCGACGAGTGCAACCGCCCCGAGACCACGATGGAAGGTCTCGCCAAGCTCGAGCCGGTCAAGGGCCCCGGCAAGTTCGTCACCGCCGGCAATGCCAGCCAGCTTTCCGACGGCGCCGCGGCCGTGGTGCTGATGGAAGCCAAGGACGCCGAGAAGCGCGGCCTCAAGCCGCTCGGCCGCTTCGTCGCCTGGGCGACCGCCGGCTGCGAGCCTGACGAGATGGGCATCGGTCCGGTGTTCGCGATCCCGAAGCTGTTGAAGCGCACCGGCCTGAAGATCGACGACATCGATCTCTGGGAGCTCAACGAAGCCTTCGCCAGCCAGTGCCTGTACTGCCGCGACAAGCTCGGCATCGATCCGGCCAAGTACAATGTCAACGGCGGCTCGATCGCGATCGGCCATCCCTTCGGCATGACCGGCGCACGCCTGACCGGCCACCTGCTCCAGGAAGGCGCGCGCCGCAAGGCCAAGTGGGGCGTCGTGACGATGTGCATCGGCGGCGGCCAGGGCGGCGCCGGCCTGTTCGAGATCTATAGCTGA
- a CDS encoding FkbM family methyltransferase, translating into MLRAPLHIAGRLRRYLYRRVYGDPDNYLQLCSGVIHVGANAGQERDLYARHKLKVAWIEPIPEQFEKLQQNIRSLPDQRAINALIADSDGKPYTFHVSNNDGLSSSILDLRGHKDIWPDVHYVRDITIHSSTLKTALEMSGIDPGRYNALVLDTQGSELLVLRGAEDILRQFRFIKAEAADFESYRNCATVDQLCSYLKPFGFQVNREDRFAKRASGGAYFDILFERL; encoded by the coding sequence ATGCTTAGGGCGCCGCTACACATTGCCGGTCGATTGCGCCGCTATCTCTATCGCCGCGTTTACGGCGATCCGGACAACTATCTGCAACTATGTTCCGGTGTGATTCATGTCGGCGCAAATGCTGGCCAAGAACGAGACCTCTATGCTCGACACAAGCTCAAGGTGGCGTGGATAGAGCCTATCCCGGAACAATTCGAGAAGCTTCAGCAAAACATCCGTTCCCTGCCCGACCAGCGAGCAATCAATGCGCTGATCGCAGATAGCGATGGCAAGCCCTACACCTTCCATGTCTCGAACAATGATGGCCTGTCGTCATCTATTCTGGATTTGCGCGGCCACAAGGACATTTGGCCAGATGTGCACTACGTCCGCGACATAACGATTCATTCGTCAACCTTGAAAACGGCTCTTGAGATGTCGGGGATCGATCCGGGTCGATACAATGCCCTTGTGTTGGACACTCAGGGCTCGGAGTTGCTGGTCCTGCGAGGTGCGGAGGACATCTTGCGGCAGTTCCGATTCATCAAGGCCGAAGCGGCGGACTTCGAGTCGTACCGAAATTGTGCGACCGTTGACCAACTATGCTCGTATCTGAAACCCTTCGGATTTCAGGTGAACCGCGAGGATCGGTTTGCGAAGCGCGCATCCGGTGGCGCCTATTTCGACATCTTGTTCGAGCGACTCTGA